Within Amycolatopsis sp. FDAARGOS 1241, the genomic segment TCGTCGACCAGCTGGTCCGCGCGGTCGCGCGCCGCGATGATGCCGGGTGCCTTGGCGCTGACCTCCTTGCCGCGGCCGCTGACGGTGATCGTCCAGTCGTCGTTCTCGTGCGCGTACCTCGCCGTGATCGTCTCCACCACTACCTCACCCCTCTCGTCATCAGCGTGCTTCACTGGCCGGGACTCGGCCACCGCACGCTCATGACGCGATTCCTGCGCCCCCGCGCAGCTCGCGACTGACCATCAGTCTTTTTACAGGGTTCTCGATACCGTAATAAAACTCTGTGTCACAAGACACCAGAGAGGATTCGCACTGAGTGACGACCGAATGGTCTAATGCACGTGCAGCTTCACGGGTGATTCAACCCGCGCTTCGTGACAGTCCGGACCAGAGCAGATCCATGGCGTAACCGGTCGCCATCTCAGGGGTCACGTCCGGGAAGCGCTCGCACCAGATCGCCAGCCGCTCACACGCGCCCACCACGAACTCGGCCGACGCTTCGGCGCGCAGTTCGTCCTCGCTGTCGAGGTAGCCGCTCATCAGCGCGGCGATGAGGTCGGTCTGCTGGCGGCGGGTCTGCTCGATCTCGTCCGCGGCCGGCGTGCCGATCAGCGCCATCTCGTGCCGCAGCAGCGACCACGCCTCCCGCCGCTCGCGGATGAAGACGAAGAACGCCAGCAACCCGCGCCGCAGGGCGTCCTCGGCGGACGGGGCGCCGACGATCGACTGCTCCGTGACCTCGCGCAACGCCGCTCGCGACTGCCGGATGCACGCCAGCAGCAGGCCCTCCTTCGAACGGAAGTACTCGTACAGCATCGGTTTCGAGACGCCCACGAGCTCGGCGATCTCGTCCATCGAGGCGGACGCGTAGCCGCGTTCGGTGAACACCCGCTCGGCGACCTCGATCATCTGCCGTTCGCGCTCGGCCCGGGGCATGCGCTTGCGTTTCGCGGTGGTCACGGGAACACTCTACGGCCGGTAACCTACTCAAAGTAGGATGGACTCCGGGTAACAGTACACGGGAGGGCGAATGGGCAATCGCACCGAGACCGGGGTCATCGTGGTCGGGACCGGCTTCTCCGGCCTGGGCATGGCGATCCAGCTGCGGAAAGACGGCCGCGAGGACTTCGTGATCCTCGAGAAGGCCGAGGCCGTCGGCGGCACCTGGCGCGACAACAGCTACCCCGGCTGCGCGTGTGACATCCCGTCGCACATGTACTCGTTCTCGTTCGAGCAGAACCCCGGCTGGTCGCGCGCCTACTCATCCCAGCCGGAGATCTGGCGCTACCTGCGCGACGTCACCGACAAGTACGGCCTGCGCCGCCACATCCGCTTCGGCCAGGAGATGACCGGCGCGCGCTGGGACGCCGACGAGAACCGGTGGCACGTCAGCACCAAAGGTGGCGGCGAGTTCGTCGCGAAGGCTCTGGTCGCGGGCGTCGGTGCGCTGCACCGGCCGCAGATCCCGGACCTGCCTGGCATCGAGGAGTTCGCCGGTCCCGCGTTCCACTCCGCGCAGTGGGACCACGAGTACGACCTGACCGGCAAGCGCGTCGCCGTGATCGGCACCGGCGCGAGCGCGGTGCAGTTCGTGCCGGAGATCGCCCCGAAGGTCGCGCAGCTGACGCTGTTCCAGCGCACGCCGCCGTGGGTCATGCCGAAGGCCGACCACGACATGCCGGGCTGGGCGCGTGGCCTGTTCAAGGCGCTGCCGCTCGCGCAGCGCGCCTACCGCGACATCCTGTACTGGACGCTCGAAGCCCGTGCGATCGGCTTCAACGGCCAGCCGTGGGTGATGAAGCTCGGCCAGCGGATCGCGAAGCGCAACATCGACCACGCCGTGTCCGACCCGGTGCTGCGGGCGAAGCTGACGCCGGACTACACCATGGGCTGCAAGCGGGTGCTGATCTCCAACGACTACTACCCGGCGCTGGCCAGGGACAACGTCGACGTGGTCACCGACGGCGTCGCCGAGGTCCGCGAGCACAGCGTCGTCGACGCGGCCGGCGTGGAGCACGAAGTCGACGCGATCGTCTACGGCACCGGCTTCCACGTGACCGACGCGTTCGACACCCTCGAGATCATCGGCCGCGACGGGCGCAACCTCGCCAAGGAGTGGGCGGCCGAGGGGATGCGCACGCACCTCGGGATTACCGTCAACGGCTTCCCGAACCTGTTCTTCCTGCTCGGGCCCAACACCGGCCTCGGGCACAACTCCGTGGTCTTCATGATCGAAGCCCAGATCTCCTACATCGCCCAGGCGCTGCGGCTCGCGCGCGGCCGCGCGCTCGAACCGCGGGCCGACGTGCAGGAGGCGTTCAACACCGACGTGCAGCGCAAGCTCGCGAAGGGCATCTGGACGCAGGGCGGCTGCAAGAGCTGGTACCTCGATGCGAAGGGCGTGAACCGCACCATCTGGCCCGGCTTCACGTGGCGCTACTGGCTCGACACCCGCACCGTCCGGCGCGAGGACTACGAACTGCTCGGCTGACCGGACGAGGGTACGAAGGGGACTTTCGCGGCAGGGGAGGAGGCGCGAAAGTCCCCCTCGTGGTCTGTGGAGTGGCTTGTGGAGGGCGTGCGGGGTCGGCGCACGGACCACGGCGAGCCGTGGGCGTGCGCGAACCACGCGGGGAGGTGCGGGGGCTTTCGCGGCCTCCGACGACGCGAAAGCCCCCGTCCGGATGAAGCCCGGCTCCGGGATCAGGCCGGGGCGAGCTTGCGCAGGTGGCTGATCAGCTCCACGACCGGCAGGTCGCACAGCTCGGCCATCCGCTCGAGTGCCGGGAGGTCGAGGGACACCTCCGAGCCGGACCCGGCACCCGGCTCCGGGGTGCGCCGCAGGCGGTCTTCGGCCCAGCGGCGAAGCGGCAGCAGCTCCGGTGCGGCCTCGGCGACGACCCGGTTCAGGTCGACGCGCACGCGACCCGGTTCTTCGACGAACACGCGCCGGTGCACCTTGGCCAGCAAGTCCTGGGGCAGCTCGTCCATCGCGACGCACAGTTCGACCAGGCGCACGACGGAACACTGCCGCGTGCCCAGCTCGTACGTCGCCAGCGTCTGCAGCGAGATCTCGCTCTGCAGATGCGTGTTCAGCTCCTTGCGCGTCCACCCTCGCCTGCGCCGGAGCTTGCGGAGCTCGTCTCCGAGTATCCGCTGGTAGTGCTCAGCGTCGATCACCACTTCCTCGTCCCCTGCCCTGCTCAACGCTCCACCGCGCCCCCGTCCGCTGCCGTGACTGCGAACGTGCGCGCGTCTCACGTGTATGAAAGTGGGCAGCGGGCTTTTCCTTACGCGGTTTCCGCCAAGTCTTTGGTGACGATTTCGCAGACTGGTCCGTTCGGGGCAGCCGCGAGTGCGCTGAACAGGTCAGTTGACGCAGGGGACGCCGTTGGCCGTGATGGGTTTGTCCTCACCCGAGCCGGCGGGCGGGGCGGCGGGGGAGGACGCGGGCGCGTTGCCCGAGCCCGCCGGGGCGCCCGCTCCGTTGGCCGCATTGTCGGCGCTCGGGTGGTAGTCGGAGCCGAGGAAAACCATCACGTGGCCCGGGGACACGCTCTTGTCCTCTTGCACGGTCGCCTTGGTGCCGAGCGCGTCGGCGACCGCGTTGCCGGAGGCCTCGCCCCCGTTCGGCACCCAGATCACGGTGGACAAGCGCGACGACGCGTTGGCCGTCTCGCCCGCGGAGAAGCCCTTGCCGACGAGCTGCTTCGACACGCTCGCGGCCAAGCCGTCGCGGCCCGACGCGTTGCGGACGTCGACGGTGGTGCCCTTGTTCGCGTCGTCCGGCTCCGGCGCCTGCGCCTGCTGGCCGCTCTGCGGGGCGGCCAGGCCCTGCACGAAGTTCTTCACCTGGTGCGGGTCGACCTTGATCGCGACGCCGTCGTTCGGCGTCTGGTAGGCGACGTCCTCGGTCGGGATGGTGCGGAACTCGAGCTGGCCGCCGGTGAGGCCCTTCATCTGCTGGGCGAAGCTGAAGATGTCCCAGTTCTGGTTGAGGACCACGGACTTCTTGATGGCGTCGATCAGCGCGTTGAGCTTGCCCGGGTCGGCCAGCGTGCCTGCCGAGAGCACCTTGCGCGCCATGCCGGCCATGAACACCTGCTGGCGCACCACACGATCGAGGTCGCCGCGCGGCAGGCCGTGGCGCTGCCGGACGAACTCGAGCGCCTGCACACCGGAGATCGTGTGCACGCCCTTGGTGAAGTTCGCGCCCGAGTACTGGTCGTTCACGTTCTCGTTCAGGCACACGTCCACGCCGCCGATGGCCTGCGTGATGTCGCTGAAGCCGAGCAGGTTGATGGCCGCGTAGTTGTCGATCGTGGAGCCCGTGAGGTTCTCGACGGTGGAGATGAGCTCCTTCGCACCGGCCTGGTTGGCCTTGACGTCGAGCTCTTTCGGGTCCGCCACCCCCTGCGCCTGCAGCTGCTTGCGGGCGTCGAGCATCGCGCGGGCGTACGCGGAGTTGATCTTGTGCTGGCCGTAGCCGGGGATGCTGACGTACGAGTCGCGGGGGATCGAGATCGCGACGGCCTTGCTGCCGTCGTTCGGGATGTGCACGAAGATCAGCGTGTCGGTGTTCAGCTCGCCGTCGGACACGCCCGCGCGAAGCTGGGCCAGCAACTGCGGCGAGAGCGGGTTGCCTTGCGCGTCAGTGCGGCTGTCGAGGCCGACGAGCAGGATGTCACGCGCACCGTCGGCGGGCTTGTCGCCGCCCGAGTTCGGGCTGATCACGTCGGCGTAGTTCAGGCCGTTGACGAGGCCCTGCATCGCGGCCCACGCGTAGCCGGTGAGGCCCATGACCAGCAGCGACACGACGGTGACGGCGATCTTGGCGCCGCGGAAGGAGCGGTGGCGCACGGGCCGCCGCGGGGGCGGGCCGGACCGGCGTTGCGACGAGCGGGGCGGGCCGTGGTCGCGATCCCGCCGGTCGCGCCCGGGTGGCGGCACGCGGCCGGGGCTTCGCCTGCCCGGCGTGTCCTGCCAGGGGCGGGCGGGGCGTCGGCCGCCTTGCCCGTTCCGTGGCGGATAGTCCACGCGGTCCGCTCCTCACTCCTCGTCGTCCGTGTCCGGTACTCCCGGACCTGAAGACGCATGGTGCCTGGCCGGGGTTGCGGTGGGCCCGCACCTCCCCCTGGCCGTGTGGCCTGCACCACCATCGTCCGCCATCGCGGGCACTTTTGCCTGGTCGGCTCTTTGCGTGTCGCGCCCCGAGTTTCCTGTCAGGGCGTGGCGCCCGCCGGACGTCGGCCCGGGACCAGGCACGACGCGGCGGCGAGCAGGGCGAACGCGGCGGTCGCCGTGTGAAGCACCACCGTCGTCGCACCGCCCGGCTGGCCGTCGCCGGCGGCCATGAGCGCCGGAGCGCAGGCGAGCGCGCACACGAGCCACGTGCCGGCCGACAGCGCGGCGCCGGTGCGGACGGTGTGCAGCAGCAGCACGCCGAGCAGCAGGTGCACGAGGCTCTGGACCGGGTCGAGGTGCAGGCCCAGGAAGTCGGCGTCCGCGGCGACGTTGCCGAAGCGGGCCAGAGCGAGCCCGAACACGCCGAGCGTCGCGTAGCCGATGCCGAGCGCGGCGGCGGCCCGCGTCAGCAGCACCGGGCGCCAGCCGGTCACCGCCCGCGGCCGGGGCGGAAGTGGGACGGGGCCGTCCTCGTGGCCCTTTCGTTCCCCTCCGCCGTGTCGCTCGAACCACCAGAACACCAGGCCCGCGGGCACCAGCAAGAGCGCGATCGCGACGGCCGCGCGTGGCTGCACGAGCCAGGCCAGCCCGGCGGCGATCGGGCCCGGCAGGTAGACGACCGCGACGAGCAGCAGCATTGCCGCCAGGAACGCCAGGTACAGGCTCATCGGCGCGCGCAGCACGACGCGCGTCACACCGCTGACCCGCGGTCGCGCCGCGACGCGCAGCAGCCGGGCGCCCAGCAGCCCGGCGACACCGAGCTGGCTGATCCCCAGCAGCAGGACCTCCCACGGCGGCGCCGACAGCGCGGCCGGCGCGCCCGGGCTGCCGAGCAGGATCGGCGACGCACCCAGCGCGAAGGTCGCGACGAGGAGCGCGCCGACACCGGCCACCGCGGCGCCGGCGAGCACGGGCCGGGGGAGCCGGAGACCGTCGGCGTGGGCGAACGCGACCTGCTGGGCCAGCAGCGCGAACGCCAGCGTCGCGCCGTACCCCGGCAGCGGTGAACCCGACCACGCCGCTGCCGCCTCGCCGCCGGCGACGAGCGCGCCGAGCCCGGCCACGGACCACAGCCGGATCCGGCGGTAGAGCGCGAGCAGCACGGGCGCGCCGACGATCGTCAGCAGGTACACGCCGAGCAGCCACAGCGGGTGCAGCGCGATGCGCATGACCGTGGCGTTCGTGCCTGCCGGAATGCCGAGCAGCTCCAGCGCGAGGGGCACGACCAGCGCGACGACGGCGAAGATCAGCGCGGGCCGCAGCAGCGGGCTCGCGCGTTCGGCCAGGTAGTGGCGGTAGCCGCGGTCGCGTTCGGCCTGCCAGCCGGTCGCGTTCGCGTGCCCGCCGGCGAAGAACAGCACGGCAGTGAGCTGGGTGACCCATGTCACCGGCCACCACGCGGACTCGGGCGCGCCCGCCCAGTCGGCCAGCGCGGTCGCCGATTCGCCGACCATCAGCAGCACCGCGCCGCCGACGCCGAGGATCGCCCACCGCGCGGGCGGGCCGGTCGGGATCCGGACGGGCCGGGGCGTGGTGTGCCGGGCGGTGTGCCAGCCGCGCAGCCGGAAGACCAGCAGGCAGCCGATCACCAGCACGCCGGCGACCATGGGCCCGATCGGGTCGGCGACCGGCGGACCCCACCGCTGGTGCCACGAGTTCACGACCAGGCCGGCGGAGTACAGCGTCGCGACGAGCTGGCAGGTGCGCGGTGAGTCCATCGGGTTCACCACGCACGCGTGGTGCATGTCGTGCGACAGCTGGGCGTCGAGTGCGGCCCGCACGCTCTGGTCGAGCGGGTGGCCCTTCTTGTCCGCGTAGCGCAGCAGGTCGTAGCCCAGGTCGTGGGCCTTGCACGGCACGGCGTAGTCCCACTTGGTGTTGTCGTCACCCCACGGGGCGGAGCACCCGCCGTCTAAGTGGACGGCGCGGACGGTCCCGTCGCGCGCGGGCAGCGCGCCCGGGCGCACGCCGCTGACGGCGGTGAAGTCCTTCGGGAGCAGGGCGAGCGCCGTCGGCTGCGGGCCGGGGTGGGCCAGCGCCTCGATCGCGTTCTGCGCCGCCAGCACGTCGCCGGTCGGCGGGCCCTGGTCCGGCGGCGACGCCGGACGCGACGCGATGAGCCCGAAGGCGAACACCACGAAGAGCACCAGCAGGAGCCAGCCCGATGTCGACCAGGGACGGCGGAGGCGGACGGCGGCCGGTCGGTCGTCGATGGCTGACATGCGCTCCAGGGTGCCAGTTGTTCACGAGAGGCGGCACGGGGACGCCCCCTGGACGTGGTGGGGGTATCCCCACGGCCGTTCGGGCGAATGTCGGTAAACGCATTTCAGGTGGTGATGAATTGACGGCGCCCCATTCCGCCGGTTCGGTCACGGAGAGCGAAAGCGGAACAATTCTCCGGCTCGTTATCCGGGGTTTCGCGAGGCGAACGCGATTAATCGGAATTGGGTCCGTCGGTAATTCGCGCGGGTGATTCGCGAAAGCTCAGGCCGGGCGCGGCGGTGGATCCGCGTCGGCGAACCGCACCTGGTTCCGGCCGCCTTCCTTCGCGGCATACACAGCGACGTCGGCCGCGTGGAGCAACTGTTCCACCGTCGTTCCGTTCGGGCCGAGCAGCGCCACTCCGATCGACGTCGTCCGCCCGGTGATACGGGCGCGCCCGCCGCGCTTGTCGGTGGTCACGATCTGCTGGTCGGCGATGGCGGTGCGGATTCGTTCGGCCGTCACCTTGGCCGCCGTTTGGTCCACATCGGGCAGCAGGATCAGGAATTCCTCGCCGCCGAAGCGGCCGATGACGTCCCTGGGCCGCGTGATGTCGTCGAGGGTCTGAGCCACCGTCCGCAGCACGTCGTCACCCGCCGGGTGGCCGTAGGTGTCGTTGATCCACTTGAAGTGGTCGAGGTCGATCATCAGCAGCGCCAGCATTTCGTTGCCGCGCGCGGCCCGCGCCAGGGCGCGTTCGGCCGATTCGGACCACCCGCGCACGTTGAAGATGCCGGTCTTCGGGTCCGTCCGGGCCTCCGACTGCAGCTGGTTGATCTCGGCGAGGCGGTTGCCGAGCACGGTGATGAGCACCAGGATGATGATCGCCGGCGGGATGTTCACCAGCAGGATCGTGGCGATCGTGCCCAGCCCGATCGTCGAGAGCTCCAGCAGGTTGTCGTCCTTCGTGCCCAGCACGTTGCTCAGCGTCGGCGCGGACGTGCCGCCGAGTGCGAGCAGGCTGCCGATGACGATCGCCTGCAGCGCCGCGTAGACGAAGCCGACGAGCATCAGGATGCCGAAGACCTTCAGCGAGTTCCCGGGCGTGAGGTGCTGGATGTCGGCCGAGGCGAAGGTCTGGTACAGCTCGTGCGCGACCAGGGCGGCCACGGCGTGCGTGAACGAGGTGAACACGAACTTGTGCGGCGGCCGCCGCGAGTTGAACCAGCGCTGCACGCGGACGATGAAGATCAGCAGCAGTGTCAGGTGGATCGGCAGGAGCAGCGCACCCGGGAACACCCAGATGCCCGACAGGTCGATGTGGACGGCCGTCACGCGGTTGCGCCGTCGCTCCTCCTGCCGCCGGGTCAGCTGGATGTGCACTGTGGCGCACACGGCGAGGATGCCGAACCGGGCCCAGTCGACCAGCGTCGTGGCGCCGGTGGTGACGATCGCGAACGTCAGCACGCCGACGGCGAGCGCTTCCCAGGAAAGCAGGAAAACGATCATCGGGCGCGGCTTGGTCCACAGATCCCACGACCTGATCGGATTGCGGGAAATCAACTCGCGAAGCCGTTTGCCAACGCCCTGCGACCGTTCGGTCGCCGCTGGTGAACCACCGGAAGAATCTTGTGAACTCGAGGGGTGATCATGGTTCGATGTGGGTACCCAGCGTTTGGAGTCCGTCGGTTCACCGTGCGCGTGTCCGTTCTCGGGCATCGGGCTCGGCCTCCTCCGGTCTCTCGGGCAGATCGCTTGTAGTGGTATCCGCTGTGGTGCTGTTATCGCTTACCGGTATCATCGCACTCACCGACTTCCCGGCGGTGTGCAGTCCACGAGCGCAGAATTCGTGGTCCGTCCAACCGTGCGCCTCTCACCAGGAGGTGCCTTCCCCCGATGGCTGGTGAACCCTGTGAATGCGAATTGCAGTGCGGGTCTCTCCGCCGCGGCCTCCAGGAGGTGTTTTCCCGATGCGCGACCGCGAAGCCTGAATCGTTCCTGTCCCTTTGCCGCGAAATTGTCAACGTGCGTGACCTGATGAGGGGGTGGCCGACGATGCGTGACCGCGAGGCGTGATTCCGGTGACCGGGAACCCCGAGCCGGTGGCCCGATGTTTCGTCCAGTGATTCGTGACGGTGGGATTCGTGACGGTGAGAGCAGAGGAGGTCGGCTATGCGTGACCGCGAGGCGTGACAAGACTGCGATCCGAGTACCGGATCGGCCCGGCCGTTGTACGAGCCGGCCATGACTCAGATCCCGGTGTCGGCGGCGACCGCGTGCCGCACCCGGGTCCACGAGAACGCGGTGGGGATGGCGAGCGCGACGCCGAGCAGACCGGCGAGCGCGATGGCGGTGATCGCGGACCCGGTCACCTGCGCGACCACCCCGCCGAGCGCGACCCCGACTCCCTGCGCGACGCGCAGGCCGGTGCGGTAGAGCCCGCCGGCGCCGCCGCGCAGTTCGTTCGGCACCCAGGTGGCGAACGTGGCGGTGACCGTGATGATGTACGCGCCCATCGCACCCGCGAGTGCGAGGAGCACGAGCGCGAGGGCCAGGTTCGGCTGGAGCAGGAACAGCGCCAGCAGGGCCAGCGATGTCGTCGCGAGCACTCCGAGCAGGCGGAGCCTGACCGGGGCGGATGCGAACTTCGAAAGCAGGTAGGCGCCGGCCACGAACCCCAGTGGGTCGGCCGCCAAGAGCCAGCCGACGGCGGCGGACGACGAGCCGAGTTGCTCCGCCAGCGGTGCCGCGAGCCCTTCGGGGACGACGGCGAGCCCCACCAGCCACGACAGCGCGATCAGCACGCGCAGCCGGCGCTGTCCGAACACGTACCGCGTGGCCCCGAACCACGTCGACTGCTCGCCGCCCGCGGCCGGGCGGTCGTGCACCCACACGCGCACGATCACGGCCGCGACCGCGAAGCTCACGGCGTCGATCGCGAGTGCCCAGGACGTGCCGACGAGGCTCACCAGCAGCCCGCCGCCGGCGAGGCCGAGCAGCATCACGGTGTTGGTGGTGATGCCGCGCAGGTCCTGGCTGCGCAGGTAGAACTCGTCGTCGGCGAACACCTCCCGCGTGATGGCGTTCTGCGCCGCATTGGCCGGCGACGCGGCCAGCTGCACGACCACCAGCAGGCAGCAGAGCACCACGAGCGGCATCCCCGGCACGCTCATGAGCCCCACCAGCACCGCCTGTACCGAGAAGCTCGCGCTCAGCACCGTGCGGCGCCGGTAGCGGTCGGCCAGGAAGGCGAGGCCGAGCCCGCCGGCGAGCGCCGGCAGGAACGTAAGGGCGTAGACGACGGCGGCCCAGAGCGCTGAGCCGGTGCGGTTGTAGACGAGAATGGCGAGCGCCACCTTCGCCAGCTGGTCGCCCGCGCTCGAGATGGCCTCGGCCGCCCACAGAACTCGGTACTCGACGTTCCGTAGCGGTGCCGTCAGCCGTGGCGTGGCGTGGGTCGTCACCGGGTGACCACTTCCCCCTCCCCGATCGGGTGAACGTGTCGTGTCGCATTCTGCCTGGGCTGTGACGGCGGCCCAGAGGGAGTCACAGCTCCTCAGCAGTGGGACGACAATCAGTATGCCGCTGATTACGCGGAGGCGAACAAAAGTTCCGGGTGTTCTCTTCAACTGCGCCGATCGGGCTACGCCGGAAGGAGCGCTCCTCTGCTCGGTTCTGACCTGTCCGGGGGTACCGGGGAACTGATCGTGCCCCACTCGTTCGGCGCAGCCCGGCCACCGTTCGTCGCCACCTCACTGCCTGCCGCGCCGAACGGTCGAAGACTGGAAGGGAGCCCGGCGGTGCGGCCCCTCGTCCCGCCGGCGCGCGCAGTGGGGAGGCAGGACATGGACAGGCTCATGCAGGACAAGGCCGTGGTGGTGACGGGCGCCGGCCGGGGGCTCGGCGAGGCGTTCGCCGTGCACGTGGCCCAGGCGGGCGGTGCCGTGGTGGTCAACGACGTCGACGCCGCGCTCGCCGAACGCACCGCCGCGACCATCCGTGAGGACGGCGGCCGCGCCGTCGCCAGCGGGCACACCGTGGCGGACCCGGCGCAGGCGCAGGCGATCGTGGACCTGTGCGTGGCCGAGTTCGGCCGCATCGACGGCCTCGTCAACAACGCCGGCCTGAACTACGAGGCCCTGCCGTGGGAGGACGACGTCGACCAGGCCAGGGAGCTGGTCGGGGTCAACGTCCTGGGCGTCATGTACACCGGGCTGGCCGCCATCAAGGCCATGGTCGGCGCCGGGACGCACGGCTCGATCGTGAACATCTCGTCCGGCGCGTCACTGGGCCAGCGCAAGCTCGGCGTGTACGCGGCGTCGAAGGGCGCGGTGGCGTCGCTGACGTACTCGTGGGCACTGGACCTGGAGGAGCCCGGGATCCGCGTCAACGCCGTGTGCCCGGTGGCGCACACGCGGATGGTGTGGAAGTCGGAACGGGCGCTGCGGGCTTGTCCCCCGGAGCGCACGCCGTCGCGGATCGCGCCGGTGGTGCTGTTCCTGCTCGGCGACGGGGCGGCCGGGATCACCGGGCAGATGATCCGGTGCAACGGGCCGGAGCTGCACGTGATGGGGCAGCCGTTCCTCGAGCAGCCGATCTTGGAGCGGCCGGTGTGGGACACGGACACGGTGAAGAACGCGTTCGACGAGGTGTTCTCGGCGCATCTGGAGAACTACGGGCTGGAGAAGAGGGTGCCGCCGAAGTTGCGGAAGTGGACGGATAGTTCACGGATTGCTTGAGGGGGAGTGCGGCCCGCGCCGCGGAGGTGTGCTCGGGCGGCTCGTTGCGCTGGCGCGCAACGTTGCGACCGGGGTGGTTGCGAGGGGCACCCCGATCGTTGATGGGTCGTCACGGTCTGGACCACGTGTCAAGGCGGGAAAGCGTACCTTGACACTGGTCCAGACCGCGGAGAAGGCGGGTCGAGGTGCTGGGCGGGGACTGGGTGTGCTGGTGGGTTTTGTAGATCGGTGCGGCCAGGTTCGGTGCGCTGGTGGGGTTTGTAGACGTGCGGCCAGGCTCGATGGGTGGTGCGTGGCGTAGCTGAGTTTCGGTGGGGTTAGGTGCCGTGATGGGCGAACGCTGCGATCGTTGCGGTGTGCGCGGGTCGGGCGAACTGGTCGATCAAGGCGGCGTGCCGGCGTAGTGCGCTCGTGCGTCGAGCTTGACCGGTGCGGTCTGGGAGGGGCGAGTCGCCTGCTTCTCGCGGGCGTGTGCTGCCGCGGTGTGACTCCGGCTTGGCGCGCTGTGCGTCGGGTTGCGGGCCTGCGGGCTGATTCGGCGGAGCCGCTGGAGGAGTAGGTTGCGAGGGCCGCCGGCTGATCAGGGCGGTGTGCCACCGCACCGGTGATGGTGCGCGCCGGTGCGCACCATCACCGTCGGTGTGGCTCAGGAGGCCGGGCTCGTGGCGGCGTAGAGCTCCGTGATCAGGTCCCCGTACCGCTCGTTGATGACTCGCCGCTTGAGTTTCAGGGTGGGGGTCAGTTCGCCGGTTTCCGGGGTCCACGCCTGGGTGATCAGGTGGTAGCGCTTGACCTGTTCGATCCTGGCCAGGCGGCTGTTCGCCGATTCCACGGCCCGTTCGATCTCGGCGCGGACCTGGTCGTGGGCGGCCAAGGCGTCGAGGTCCGGTGCTTCGATGCCGTTGGCCGCGGCCCAGCCGGGCGCGATTTCGTCGTCGAGGACGATCAGGGCGGTGACGTAGGGGCGGTCGTCGCCGATGGCGACGGCTTGGCCGATGAGGGGGTGTTCCTTGAGCAGGCCCTCGATGCCCGTGGGGGCGATGTTCTTGCCGCTGGAGGTGATGATGAGTTCCTTCTTGCGGTCGGTGATCCGCACGAAGCCGTCTTCGTCGATGGTGCCGATGTCGCCGGTGGCGTACCAGCCGTCGGCGTCCGTGGCGTCGGCGATGGAGCCGTCTTCCTGCAGGTAGCCGAGGAAGACGATGGGGCCGCGGACCAGCAGCTCGCCGTCGTCGGCGAGCTTGACCTCGACACCGTCCAGTGGTTTGCCCACGGTGCCCGCGCGGAACGCACCGGCGCTGTT encodes:
- a CDS encoding GGDEF domain-containing protein — its product is MIVFLLSWEALAVGVLTFAIVTTGATTLVDWARFGILAVCATVHIQLTRRQEERRRNRVTAVHIDLSGIWVFPGALLLPIHLTLLLIFIVRVQRWFNSRRPPHKFVFTSFTHAVAALVAHELYQTFASADIQHLTPGNSLKVFGILMLVGFVYAALQAIVIGSLLALGGTSAPTLSNVLGTKDDNLLELSTIGLGTIATILLVNIPPAIIILVLITVLGNRLAEINQLQSEARTDPKTGIFNVRGWSESAERALARAARGNEMLALLMIDLDHFKWINDTYGHPAGDDVLRTVAQTLDDITRPRDVIGRFGGEEFLILLPDVDQTAAKVTAERIRTAIADQQIVTTDKRGGRARITGRTTSIGVALLGPNGTTVEQLLHAADVAVYAAKEGGRNQVRFADADPPPRPA
- a CDS encoding MFS transporter; amino-acid sequence: MTTHATPRLTAPLRNVEYRVLWAAEAISSAGDQLAKVALAILVYNRTGSALWAAVVYALTFLPALAGGLGLAFLADRYRRRTVLSASFSVQAVLVGLMSVPGMPLVVLCCLLVVVQLAASPANAAQNAITREVFADDEFYLRSQDLRGITTNTVMLLGLAGGGLLVSLVGTSWALAIDAVSFAVAAVIVRVWVHDRPAAGGEQSTWFGATRYVFGQRRLRVLIALSWLVGLAVVPEGLAAPLAEQLGSSSAAVGWLLAADPLGFVAGAYLLSKFASAPVRLRLLGVLATTSLALLALFLLQPNLALALVLLALAGAMGAYIITVTATFATWVPNELRGGAGGLYRTGLRVAQGVGVALGGVVAQVTGSAITAIALAGLLGVALAIPTAFSWTRVRHAVAADTGI
- a CDS encoding SDR family NAD(P)-dependent oxidoreductase; the encoded protein is MDRLMQDKAVVVTGAGRGLGEAFAVHVAQAGGAVVVNDVDAALAERTAATIREDGGRAVASGHTVADPAQAQAIVDLCVAEFGRIDGLVNNAGLNYEALPWEDDVDQARELVGVNVLGVMYTGLAAIKAMVGAGTHGSIVNISSGASLGQRKLGVYAASKGAVASLTYSWALDLEEPGIRVNAVCPVAHTRMVWKSERALRACPPERTPSRIAPVVLFLLGDGAAGITGQMIRCNGPELHVMGQPFLEQPILERPVWDTDTVKNAFDEVFSAHLENYGLEKRVPPKLRKWTDSSRIA